A single region of the Lotus japonicus ecotype B-129 chromosome 4, LjGifu_v1.2 genome encodes:
- the LOC130709908 gene encoding probable LRR receptor-like serine/threonine-protein kinase At1g51810 — MSPFFLLLWLVTIPALAHSAVPDPLGYFLNCGSSNEVTVESLKYISDGSYIKVGSTATINKPDLLPTLSTLRYFTNTSARKYCYSFPVIKGGKYLVKTIYYYGGFDGGKQPPVFDQIVQGTRWNTVNTTEDYAKGLSSYYEIVVASAGKTLSVCLARNAHTGSSSPFISALEVKSLDDSLYNPTDFTKYALVTVARHSFGGEDFISFPDDKFNRMWQPFKDQNPAVASHSNVTSSDFWNLPPNKAFSYGITTSRGKTLEIQWPPVSLPSTMYYISLYFHENRSPSPFSWRVFDVSINGHTFFSNLNATTKGVTVYAAQWPLSGKTKVTLTPSRGMPVGPVINAGEVYQILPLGGRTQTRDVIAMEDLAKSIQNPPPDWHGDPCLPKGNSWTGVKCSNGFIARVKTVNLTNAGLAGSLPQSIGNLNKLVHLWLGGNKLSGAIPDLSGLKELETLHLENNKFQGPIPPSTKKLPKLREIHSDFQ; from the exons ATGAgccccttcttcctcctcctatgGCTTGTCACTATCCCTGCCCTTGCCCACTCTGCCGTTCCTGACCCTCTTG GGTATTTTTTAAACTGTGGAAGCTCTAATGAGGTAACGGTAGAAAGTCTCAAATACATTTCTGATGGAAGCTACATCAAGGTGGGAAGCACCGCCACTATTAACAAGCCAGACTTGTTGCCCACATTGTCTACATTGCGATACTTTACCAACACATCGGCTAGAAAGTATTGCTATTCATTTCCCGTCATCAAAGGCGGCAAGTACCTTGTGAAGACCATATACTATTATGGTGGTTTTGACGGAGGAAAGCAGCCGCCGGTTTTTGATCAAATCGTTCAAGGGACAAGATGGAACACCGTGAACACCACTGAGGACTATGCCAAAGGTCTTAGCTCCTACTATGAGATTGTGGTGGCGTCGGCCGGGAAGACGTTGAGTGTGTGCTTGGCTAGGAATGCACATACTGGTAGTTCAAGCCCTTTCATCTCAGCTTTGGAGGTGAAGAGCTTGGATGATTCATTGTATAATCCCACGGACTTTACCAAGTATGCTCTTGTAACTGTTGCTAGGCATTCCTTTGGAGGTGAAGATTTCATCAG TTTTCCAGATGACAAATTCAACCGGATGTGGCAGCCATTTAAGGACCAGAATCCTGCTGTGGCAAGCCATTCAAATGTAACTTCTTCAGATTTCTGGAACCTCCCACCAAACAAAGCATTTAGTTATGGAATCACCACTAGTAGAGGGAAAACCCTTGAAATCCAGTGGCCACCAGTGTCCCTTCCAAGCACCATGTACTACATTTCCCTATACTTTCATGAAAACAGAAGTCCAAGCCCTTTTAGCTGGAGAGTCTTCGATGTTTCGATCAACGGACACACTTTCTTTTCCAACCTCAATGCCACAACTAAAGGTGTTACAGTTTATGCTGCACAGTGGCCACTTTCTGGGAAAACCAAAGTCACCTTGACCCCTTCTAGAGGCATGCCTGTTGGACCTGTGATCAATGCTGGGGAAGTTTATCAGATTCTGCCTCTTGGTGGCAGGACACAAACTAGAGATG TGATTGCAATGGAAGATTTGGCTAAAAGCATTCAGAACCCACCTCCTGATTGGCATGGTGATCCTTGCTTACCTAAAGGGAATTCATGGACTGGAGTTAAATGCTCCAATGGTTTCATTGCGCGAGTCAAGACAGT GAACTTAACAAATGCTGGGCTTGCTGGGTCACTTCCTCAAAGTATTGGAAAtctaaataaacttgttcatct TTGGCTTGGGGGAAACAAACTCTCAGGCGCCATCCCTGACTTGAGTGGGTTGAAGGAGTTAGAAACTCT GCATTTGGAGAATAACAAGTTCCAAGGACCAATTCCTCCATCAACAAAGAAACTCCCAAAATTGCGCGAAAT TCACTCAGATTTTCAATAA